The following are from one region of the Rosistilla carotiformis genome:
- the lpxB gene encoding lipid-A-disaccharide synthase, whose product MNQSIFFSAGEPSGDQHTARLIDALRVRAPQLSYRGFGGSEMQQAGCQLDFELTQLAVMGVVEVAPKVAEFYRVAQQATQIFSQSPPRAVVLVDFPGFNWHIAKRAKANGIPVYYYLPPQLWAWAPWRIRKVRKYVDKVLCVLPFEYQWYRERGIDAEYVGHPFFDAVAKKPLDPATMERFRTLRREGKRLVAVLPGSRRNEVTNNWPLQLEAIRRLSKRHPDVRFQVACFRDRQCLWCREQLTAEDQSLPLDFFVGKTSEIVEAAESAIMVSGSVSLELMARSTPAVVLYRVGRTIKWLASVLVSTKSMTLPNLMAEKTLFPEFVSAGDPEPVIAEVVAAADRLLSDPAHLADVQRELQTLRSKYAVPGASDRAADQLIAMFDANQAIANRRAA is encoded by the coding sequence ATGAATCAATCAATCTTCTTCTCTGCCGGTGAACCCAGTGGCGACCAACATACCGCCCGTCTGATCGACGCGCTGCGCGTTCGTGCCCCTCAGCTGAGTTATCGTGGTTTCGGCGGCAGCGAGATGCAGCAGGCCGGCTGCCAGCTGGATTTCGAACTGACCCAACTGGCGGTGATGGGAGTGGTCGAGGTTGCCCCCAAGGTGGCGGAGTTCTATCGCGTTGCACAACAGGCGACGCAGATCTTCTCCCAATCGCCTCCGCGAGCGGTGGTTCTGGTCGATTTCCCCGGCTTCAACTGGCACATCGCCAAGCGAGCCAAGGCGAACGGGATTCCCGTTTATTATTACCTGCCTCCCCAACTGTGGGCTTGGGCCCCGTGGCGAATCCGTAAAGTTCGCAAATATGTCGACAAAGTGCTCTGCGTGCTGCCGTTTGAATACCAATGGTACCGCGAGCGGGGAATCGACGCGGAGTACGTTGGCCATCCGTTTTTCGACGCAGTGGCCAAGAAGCCACTCGATCCAGCGACAATGGAGCGTTTCCGAACGCTGCGTCGGGAGGGCAAGCGGTTGGTTGCCGTGCTGCCCGGCTCCCGACGCAACGAGGTCACCAACAACTGGCCGCTTCAGCTGGAAGCGATCCGCCGGCTATCCAAGCGTCACCCCGATGTGCGGTTCCAGGTCGCCTGCTTTCGCGATCGACAATGTCTTTGGTGCCGCGAACAATTGACCGCCGAAGACCAATCGCTGCCCCTGGACTTTTTTGTCGGCAAGACAAGTGAAATCGTCGAGGCCGCCGAATCGGCGATCATGGTCTCCGGATCGGTCAGTCTGGAGCTGATGGCCCGGTCGACTCCCGCTGTGGTTCTGTACCGCGTAGGGCGGACGATCAAATGGCTCGCTTCGGTTCTGGTTTCCACCAAAAGCATGACTTTACCCAACCTAATGGCGGAGAAGACGCTCTTTCCAGAATTTGTCTCCGCTGGCGATCCCGAACCGGTGATTGCCGAGGTCGTGGCCGCAGCCGATCGCTTGCTGAGCGATCCAGCTCACCTGGCCGATGTTCAACGCG
- a CDS encoding cupin domain-containing protein, which translates to MPTAPAFVVAHLPDLPGTPCPCGTARRAFAEIESFPATVHLTEIAATAKVHYHKTLTETYVVQECDDNAVIELDGQSHPVRPGTAILIPPGTRHRAVGKMKVIIFCTPKFDPSDEWFD; encoded by the coding sequence ATGCCAACAGCCCCCGCCTTTGTGGTGGCTCATCTTCCTGATTTGCCTGGCACCCCCTGCCCTTGCGGTACGGCGCGTCGCGCATTTGCTGAGATCGAGTCGTTCCCAGCAACTGTCCACCTCACCGAAATCGCTGCAACCGCCAAAGTCCACTACCATAAGACCTTGACCGAAACCTACGTCGTTCAAGAATGCGACGACAATGCCGTGATTGAACTCGACGGCCAATCCCACCCCGTTCGCCCTGGCACGGCGATCTTGATTCCTCCCGGCACCCGCCATCGGGCGGTCGGCAAAATGAAGGTGATCATCTTTTGCACTCCAAAATTTGATCCCAGCGACGAATGGTTCGATTGA
- a CDS encoding PQQ-binding-like beta-propeller repeat protein yields MMMRKLLLILPTLLFLSGYALGQAPQAADWSYWRGPNYNGTSQATGLPATWDPEGGEGSNLKWHRDDLSGRSTPVAMDGKLYLTTRADPGTPIEGERVVCIDAKTGETVWEHKFNVWMSDVPDTRVGWSSVVADPETGNVYALGVCDIFMCLDGKTGEEKWSVPLHEFLGMLSTYGGRTNFPIIHEDLVIISGIIINWGDAAKPNHRFLAMDKRTGEIVWFSPTRDLPDDTSYSAPNLAVINGQLQMVVGGGDGGIWGFQPRTGKPLWSYQFSRRGLFATPLVVGNRIYAGHGEENMEGTSMGALAAIEVEGAGLETKAKPLWKMEGLILNRSSPLVIGDRLYIVDDRCKLWVVDANTGEMIQERVALGDRKQWASLVYADGRIYAVTENGRWAFMELSDAGVDITDKGRISNEAFYASPIVYDGAIYFVGTSGIYCIADEKAKPGVSPAPEVAQEMANDDKTPAWVQVVPAEAIVRPGEKIDYKVRLFNQNGQFIEEASDPKLSVVGGGSVAGTTFNAADNNGSHYAATIKATVGDLSGESRVRVVPSLPWKFDFDKLKDPPVTWVGARYRHVIRDVDGSPALVKISTIPKGARSRGWMGQWDLANYTIAADVKGQQVGTQLPDIGLTAMGYALDLQGNSQKLQIRTWYAQLRMAQTVPFEWKADVWYRMKLQAAIEEQDGKKVAVLKGKVWPRDDKEPSEWTVTAVDHSPNLSGSPGLYGNAKVCELYLDNVEVTANEK; encoded by the coding sequence ATGATGATGCGAAAACTCCTTTTGATCCTACCGACACTCTTGTTTCTGTCTGGGTACGCATTGGGGCAAGCGCCCCAAGCTGCCGACTGGAGCTATTGGCGAGGCCCCAACTACAATGGCACCAGCCAGGCGACCGGCTTGCCGGCGACCTGGGATCCCGAGGGCGGGGAAGGGAGCAATCTGAAGTGGCACCGCGACGACCTCTCCGGTCGCAGCACTCCGGTTGCGATGGATGGGAAGCTCTATCTGACCACTCGCGCCGATCCGGGGACACCGATCGAAGGCGAACGCGTCGTCTGCATCGATGCCAAAACGGGCGAAACGGTTTGGGAACACAAATTTAACGTCTGGATGTCCGATGTCCCCGACACACGTGTCGGTTGGTCCAGCGTCGTGGCTGATCCGGAGACCGGCAACGTTTATGCGTTGGGCGTTTGCGACATCTTTATGTGCCTTGACGGCAAGACCGGCGAGGAGAAGTGGAGCGTTCCGCTGCACGAATTCCTCGGCATGCTAAGCACCTACGGCGGGCGAACCAACTTTCCGATCATCCACGAAGACCTGGTGATCATCAGCGGCATCATCATCAACTGGGGCGACGCGGCCAAGCCAAACCATCGCTTCTTGGCGATGGACAAGCGAACCGGCGAAATCGTTTGGTTCAGCCCAACTCGCGATCTTCCCGACGATACCTCCTACAGCGCGCCGAACTTGGCGGTCATCAACGGCCAATTGCAGATGGTCGTCGGCGGTGGCGATGGTGGCATCTGGGGGTTCCAACCTCGTACCGGCAAGCCGTTGTGGAGCTACCAGTTTTCGCGACGCGGTCTATTCGCGACCCCATTGGTCGTCGGAAACCGCATTTATGCTGGTCACGGTGAAGAGAATATGGAAGGCACCTCGATGGGCGCTCTGGCGGCGATCGAGGTCGAAGGGGCCGGCTTGGAAACCAAAGCGAAGCCGCTTTGGAAGATGGAAGGTTTGATCCTCAATCGCAGCTCACCACTGGTGATCGGCGACCGTCTTTATATTGTCGACGATCGCTGCAAGTTGTGGGTGGTCGATGCCAATACTGGCGAAATGATTCAAGAGCGTGTTGCCCTGGGCGACCGCAAGCAATGGGCTAGCCTGGTCTACGCCGACGGTCGGATCTACGCCGTCACCGAAAACGGCCGCTGGGCCTTTATGGAACTCTCCGATGCGGGAGTCGATATCACCGACAAGGGCCGGATCAGCAATGAAGCCTTCTACGCTTCGCCGATCGTTTACGATGGCGCTATCTATTTTGTTGGCACCTCGGGGATCTATTGTATCGCCGACGAAAAAGCGAAGCCCGGCGTCAGCCCCGCTCCCGAAGTCGCTCAAGAGATGGCAAACGACGACAAGACGCCCGCTTGGGTTCAAGTTGTTCCTGCCGAAGCGATCGTTCGTCCCGGCGAGAAGATCGATTACAAAGTTCGTCTCTTCAACCAGAACGGCCAATTTATCGAAGAGGCTTCCGATCCGAAGCTCTCCGTCGTTGGCGGTGGTTCGGTTGCCGGAACCACTTTCAATGCAGCCGACAACAACGGATCGCACTACGCGGCGACCATCAAGGCGACCGTGGGCGATCTGTCGGGTGAATCGCGCGTCCGCGTCGTGCCCAGCCTGCCTTGGAAGTTCGATTTCGACAAGCTCAAAGATCCACCCGTCACCTGGGTCGGCGCACGCTATCGACACGTGATTCGCGATGTCGATGGGTCGCCTGCATTGGTCAAGATCTCGACGATTCCCAAGGGAGCGCGAAGCCGCGGTTGGATGGGCCAATGGGATCTCGCCAATTACACGATTGCCGCTGATGTCAAAGGCCAGCAGGTCGGAACCCAGTTGCCCGATATCGGGTTGACCGCGATGGGTTACGCCTTGGATTTGCAAGGGAACAGCCAAAAATTGCAGATTCGCACCTGGTATGCCCAGCTGCGGATGGCTCAAACGGTTCCGTTCGAATGGAAGGCCGATGTCTGGTACCGCATGAAATTGCAAGCCGCCATCGAAGAGCAGGACGGCAAGAAGGTTGCCGTTTTGAAGGGCAAGGTCTGGCCTCGCGATGACAAAGAACCAAGCGAATGGACGGTTACCGCGGTCGATCATTCGCCCAACCTCTCGGGCAGTCCCGGGCTATATGGGAATGCCAAAGTCTGCGAGTTGTATTTGGACAACGTCGAAGTCACTGCAAACGAAAAATAG
- a CDS encoding outer membrane protein assembly factor BamB family protein, producing the protein MKLAAAAEAKPAPAAESKEEPAVKVAAAPAAAKTAAAPAGKSDDPAAVLEAGGDWPQWAGTRLRNNTPNVKGIAKAWNIGKFDRRTGEWDGTNAENIKWFAPLGSQTYGNPVVAGGRVYCGTNNSGGYLKRYPSGVDLGCLLCFDEETGEFLWQHSSEKLITGRVHDWPLQGICCAPLVEGDRLWFVTSRGEVRCLDTKGFHDGSDDGEVKGERGRVADLPVAKPEFKEAVAGLDKGELTKALIDLLAEYGEPIEGTAEVKTVAEGKKWSIKATIDGAARDLEAVVAGPRLSVFKTITADDKEEADVLWVYNMMENLDTSQHNMCSCSVTSYGDLLFVNTSNGVDESHIVLPSPDAPSFICMNKNTGEVLWTDKSPGTNIVHGQWSSPTVAELGGVVQAIFAGGDGWVYSFKADQGADGKPELLWRFDANPKTSKWILGGAGTRNNIIATPVVHDGLVYVAVGQDPEHGEGQGHLWCIDPTKRGDISSELAMKIEGDKRVPIPHRRLQAVIEEDGEVAIDNPNSGVVWHYASFDQNGDGEIDFEEEMHRSCGTVAIQGDLLYVADFSGMLHCLDPKGSKDGEPIVHFTYDMLAQAWGSPLIADGYVYIGDEDGDVAIFELGKENNEPIEEINMGTSVYSTPIAANGVIYISTKDKLFAIAPPKE; encoded by the coding sequence ATGAAGCTGGCCGCCGCGGCGGAAGCGAAGCCCGCCCCAGCGGCTGAGTCAAAAGAGGAGCCCGCGGTCAAAGTTGCCGCAGCACCGGCAGCCGCCAAGACCGCTGCCGCACCGGCGGGCAAGAGCGACGATCCGGCAGCCGTTCTCGAAGCCGGTGGCGATTGGCCTCAGTGGGCTGGAACGCGTTTGCGCAACAACACTCCCAACGTCAAGGGAATCGCAAAGGCTTGGAACATCGGCAAATTCGATCGCCGGACCGGTGAATGGGACGGAACCAACGCCGAGAACATTAAGTGGTTTGCTCCCCTGGGCAGTCAGACTTACGGTAACCCCGTCGTTGCCGGTGGCCGCGTCTATTGTGGCACCAACAACAGTGGTGGCTACTTGAAGCGTTATCCGAGCGGTGTCGATCTCGGCTGCTTGCTCTGTTTCGACGAAGAGACGGGCGAATTCCTGTGGCAGCATAGCAGCGAAAAACTGATCACCGGACGCGTCCACGACTGGCCGCTGCAAGGTATCTGTTGTGCTCCGCTTGTCGAAGGCGATCGCTTGTGGTTCGTCACCAGCCGCGGCGAAGTCCGCTGCTTGGACACCAAGGGTTTTCATGACGGCAGCGACGATGGTGAAGTCAAGGGTGAGAGAGGGCGCGTTGCCGACCTGCCCGTGGCGAAGCCCGAATTTAAAGAAGCTGTCGCGGGACTCGATAAGGGTGAGTTGACCAAGGCGTTGATCGATCTGTTGGCTGAATATGGCGAACCGATCGAAGGGACCGCCGAAGTGAAGACCGTTGCCGAAGGGAAGAAGTGGTCGATCAAAGCGACGATCGACGGTGCCGCACGCGATCTCGAAGCGGTTGTTGCCGGCCCGCGTTTGAGCGTCTTCAAGACGATCACCGCCGACGACAAAGAAGAGGCCGACGTGTTGTGGGTCTACAACATGATGGAGAACTTGGACACGAGCCAGCACAACATGTGCAGCTGCTCGGTCACCAGCTACGGCGACCTGTTGTTCGTCAACACCAGTAACGGTGTCGATGAATCGCATATCGTCCTCCCCTCCCCCGACGCGCCTAGCTTCATTTGCATGAACAAGAACACCGGCGAGGTGTTGTGGACCGACAAGTCGCCCGGAACCAACATCGTTCACGGCCAATGGTCCAGCCCAACCGTGGCGGAACTTGGTGGCGTCGTGCAGGCGATCTTCGCTGGCGGTGACGGCTGGGTCTACAGCTTCAAAGCCGACCAGGGGGCCGATGGCAAGCCGGAACTGCTGTGGCGGTTTGACGCCAACCCCAAGACTTCGAAGTGGATCTTGGGTGGTGCGGGAACGCGTAACAACATCATCGCTACGCCTGTCGTTCACGACGGGCTGGTCTACGTCGCGGTGGGACAAGATCCCGAGCACGGTGAAGGCCAGGGGCACCTGTGGTGTATCGATCCGACCAAACGCGGCGACATCAGTTCGGAACTGGCGATGAAGATCGAAGGCGACAAACGCGTGCCGATCCCGCATCGTCGCTTGCAAGCGGTTATCGAAGAGGATGGCGAAGTTGCGATCGACAACCCAAATTCGGGCGTCGTTTGGCACTACGCTTCGTTCGACCAGAACGGCGACGGTGAGATCGACTTCGAAGAGGAGATGCACCGCAGCTGTGGCACCGTGGCGATTCAAGGCGATCTGCTGTACGTCGCCGATTTCTCGGGCATGTTGCACTGCTTGGACCCCAAGGGATCGAAAGATGGCGAACCGATCGTCCACTTTACCTACGACATGTTGGCTCAAGCTTGGGGCAGCCCGTTGATCGCCGATGGCTATGTTTACATCGGTGACGAAGATGGCGACGTGGCGATCTTCGAGCTCGGCAAAGAGAACAACGAGCCGATCGAAGAGATCAACATGGGAACCAGCGTCTACAGCACGCCGATCGCCGCCAATGGCGTGATCTATATCAGCACCAAGGACAAGCTGTTTGCGATCGCTCCGCCAAAGGAATAA
- a CDS encoding response regulator translates to MQTVLDIGNCSPDHSAIRTLIEGNFDARVVQAHGAADAMEILGRQEVALITVNRKLDRDYSDGMEIIRQLKNDPKTQAIPVMLITNFPEHQDAAMAIGAERGFGKLQLRAAETKQSLAAFLS, encoded by the coding sequence ATGCAGACCGTTCTCGACATTGGAAACTGCAGCCCGGATCATTCCGCGATCCGAACGCTGATCGAAGGCAACTTCGACGCACGTGTGGTGCAGGCCCACGGAGCGGCTGATGCGATGGAGATCCTGGGCCGCCAGGAGGTCGCGTTGATCACCGTCAATCGTAAACTGGATCGCGATTACAGCGACGGGATGGAGATCATTCGGCAACTGAAAAACGACCCGAAGACCCAAGCGATCCCCGTGATGTTGATTACCAATTTTCCCGAACATCAAGACGCGGCGATGGCGATCGGCGCCGAGCGTGGTTTTGGAAAGTTGCAGTTGCGAGCCGCCGAGACCAAACAATCGCTGGCCGCATTTCTATCGTAG
- the panD gene encoding aspartate 1-decarboxylase, which translates to MPFRKLLSAKIHRATVTGADLEYEGSITIPPELMEAAGIVPYESIQIWNVTRGSRLETYAIEGVRGSSDICANGAAAHHVYPGDKVILATFAFYDRDDAATHCPRLIFVDDHNQIKHEGPEVAGPQRRAEPAGS; encoded by the coding sequence ATGCCATTTCGCAAACTTCTCAGTGCCAAGATTCATCGCGCAACCGTCACGGGAGCCGATCTGGAATATGAAGGCAGCATCACGATTCCGCCCGAGTTGATGGAAGCCGCCGGGATCGTTCCCTATGAATCGATCCAGATCTGGAACGTGACGCGCGGTTCGCGATTGGAAACGTACGCGATCGAAGGCGTTCGCGGATCGAGCGATATCTGTGCCAACGGTGCCGCGGCGCACCACGTCTATCCCGGCGACAAAGTCATCCTGGCCACCTTCGCCTTCTACGATCGCGACGACGCGGCAACGCACTGCCCGCGGCTGATCTTTGTCGACGATCACAACCAGATCAAACACGAAGGCCCCGAGGTCGCCGGCCCCCAACGCCGCGCCGAACCCGCCGGATCCTAA
- a CDS encoding DUF1559 domain-containing protein yields the protein MKSFHFKRSQGFTLVELLVVIAIIGILVGLLLPAVQAAREAARRMECSNNTKQIGLALHNYHDTYKKFPQGARHGLTNPNSWRFALLPFMEQQAIADLARAAEAAGTMINFYPKGNAAHTLADYNIYTQPLINLVIPAYACPSSAAPEIYAYSSHFTNTGTQRINYTGIMGAYPDPAGRTSSSYQTQYSSFATNNGSLLINEHTAFRDITDGTSNTVIVGEQSGNRRFPTRTANYHSGWSGYGYSGTVATWNAGAASQHRFGSGVTALYHSPNPTSLGSEANADWDSNTPLTSYHPGGVQVLQADGSTRFMSDTVALEIVLKLATRDDGQVIGEW from the coding sequence ATGAAGAGCTTTCACTTTAAACGATCCCAAGGTTTCACTTTAGTTGAATTGCTTGTGGTCATTGCGATCATCGGCATCCTTGTTGGCCTGTTACTGCCTGCAGTCCAAGCGGCTCGCGAAGCCGCACGCCGCATGGAATGCAGCAACAACACCAAGCAGATCGGCCTGGCGCTGCACAATTATCACGACACGTATAAGAAGTTCCCCCAAGGCGCCCGGCATGGCCTAACCAATCCCAATAGCTGGCGATTCGCCTTGCTTCCTTTCATGGAACAGCAAGCGATTGCGGACCTTGCCAGGGCTGCGGAAGCAGCGGGCACAATGATCAACTTTTACCCGAAGGGCAATGCGGCGCACACACTCGCGGACTACAACATTTATACCCAGCCGCTGATAAATCTGGTCATCCCAGCCTACGCTTGCCCCTCAAGCGCCGCGCCGGAAATATACGCATACTCGTCTCACTTTACGAACACAGGGACACAGCGCATCAATTACACCGGAATCATGGGAGCCTATCCCGATCCCGCCGGACGCACGAGCTCTTCCTACCAAACTCAATACTCGAGTTTTGCAACTAACAACGGCAGTCTGTTAATCAACGAACACACCGCTTTCCGCGACATTACCGATGGAACATCCAACACGGTCATTGTTGGCGAACAATCGGGTAACCGCCGATTTCCAACCCGGACCGCAAACTACCATTCCGGCTGGTCTGGCTATGGTTACTCCGGAACCGTAGCGACCTGGAACGCTGGCGCCGCTTCGCAACACAGATTCGGATCTGGAGTCACGGCGCTCTACCATTCCCCAAACCCCACTTCGCTGGGAAGCGAAGCCAATGCGGACTGGGACAGCAACACGCCATTGACCTCGTACCACCCCGGCGGTGTCCAAGTGCTTCAGGCCGACGGATCCACACGATTCATGTCCGACACCGTCGCACTGGAAATCGTGCTGAAGCTTGCCACACGTGACGATGGACAGGTAATTGGAGAATGGTAA
- a CDS encoding LamG-like jellyroll fold domain-containing protein encodes MSHEGVAGHSHDHKHPANDSFFTTRGKAQVLPLAKEEDVFHFVVYGDRTGGVPEGLKVLEQAVADTNLLSPDLVMTVGDLIQGYNEKPEWMRQMAEYKEIMNQLKMRWFPVAGNHDVYWRGQGPAPAGQHDSNYEQHFGPLWYTFRHKNAGFIVLYSDEGDPVSNKKAFNDGKLQQMSEQQLKFLGEALERHKSLDHVFVFLHHPRWTGGGYTGTNWDTVHGMMKKAGNVSAVFAGHIHHMRFDGHKDGIAYYTLATTGGHLSAEIPGAGYLHHLNIVTVRPDDISVAALPVGAVMDPKEFTPEFLAEIQAARKVRPQITASDLLLQTDGSATGQVTVKLHNSSPRKMQVTASIDTASRDWLSSLDHDHLTLDAGATETLTVKLRRVADPQATWTIPRIALDRVFIGETARIQLPSVSTPVELDLAAVPADYFTNQTDHCLEVKGEQSAARIASDAIGLPDGPFTLEAWLNPSRSEGMQAAVAKTQQSDYAIFCDEGVPQFDLNLDGKYYTAEAKEKLPVGKWTHVAGVFDGKQVRLFIDGQPISAVDAKGKRKKNKHPLYVGADPDNSGQPTRPFIGKIDEVRLTAGALYSEAFEPAERLVPSEKTHLLLHFDRTLGPYVLDHSPRGSKANLGTKSTLTAR; translated from the coding sequence ATGTCACACGAGGGTGTTGCTGGCCATTCGCACGATCACAAACATCCTGCCAATGACAGCTTCTTCACCACGCGTGGTAAGGCCCAAGTGCTGCCGCTGGCCAAAGAAGAAGACGTCTTCCACTTCGTCGTCTACGGTGACCGAACCGGCGGCGTCCCCGAGGGGCTGAAGGTCTTAGAACAGGCGGTCGCCGACACCAACCTGCTGTCGCCCGATCTGGTGATGACGGTCGGAGATTTGATCCAGGGCTACAACGAGAAGCCCGAATGGATGCGTCAGATGGCCGAATACAAGGAGATCATGAACCAACTGAAGATGCGTTGGTTCCCGGTCGCCGGAAATCACGACGTCTATTGGCGCGGCCAGGGCCCCGCACCGGCTGGCCAACACGATTCGAATTACGAACAGCACTTCGGCCCGCTGTGGTACACGTTCCGCCACAAGAACGCCGGCTTCATCGTCCTCTACAGCGACGAGGGAGATCCGGTCAGCAACAAAAAAGCCTTCAACGACGGCAAGCTGCAACAGATGAGCGAGCAGCAACTGAAGTTCCTCGGCGAAGCACTCGAGCGGCACAAGAGCCTCGACCATGTCTTCGTCTTCCTGCACCATCCACGCTGGACCGGTGGCGGTTACACCGGAACCAACTGGGACACCGTACACGGCATGATGAAAAAGGCGGGAAACGTATCGGCGGTCTTCGCCGGACATATCCACCACATGCGTTTCGACGGTCACAAAGATGGCATCGCCTACTACACGCTGGCGACCACCGGCGGTCATCTTTCGGCCGAGATCCCCGGCGCCGGATACTTGCATCACCTGAACATCGTCACCGTTCGGCCGGACGACATCTCCGTCGCCGCGTTGCCGGTCGGTGCCGTGATGGATCCGAAAGAGTTCACGCCCGAGTTCTTGGCTGAGATCCAAGCGGCTCGCAAAGTGCGACCGCAGATCACCGCAAGCGATCTGTTGCTGCAGACCGATGGATCGGCGACGGGGCAGGTGACGGTGAAGCTGCACAATTCGTCGCCTCGCAAAATGCAAGTCACCGCGTCGATCGATACCGCCTCGCGCGACTGGCTCAGCTCGCTGGATCACGATCACCTGACCTTGGATGCTGGCGCGACCGAAACCTTGACAGTCAAACTGCGCCGCGTCGCGGATCCGCAGGCGACGTGGACGATCCCACGGATCGCACTGGACCGTGTCTTCATCGGCGAAACCGCTCGCATCCAACTGCCCAGCGTCTCGACGCCGGTTGAGCTCGACTTGGCCGCTGTCCCCGCCGATTATTTCACCAACCAAACCGACCACTGCCTGGAAGTCAAAGGAGAACAGTCAGCTGCCCGCATCGCCAGCGACGCGATCGGACTGCCCGATGGTCCTTTCACACTGGAAGCCTGGTTGAACCCAAGTCGCAGCGAAGGGATGCAAGCGGCGGTCGCGAAGACCCAACAGAGCGATTACGCGATCTTCTGCGACGAAGGAGTGCCCCAGTTTGACCTCAACCTGGATGGCAAATATTACACCGCCGAAGCAAAAGAAAAGCTGCCCGTTGGAAAATGGACTCACGTCGCCGGCGTCTTCGACGGCAAACAAGTCCGTCTGTTCATCGATGGCCAACCGATCTCCGCCGTCGACGCCAAGGGGAAACGGAAGAAGAACAAACATCCGCTGTACGTCGGTGCCGACCCGGACAACAGCGGCCAACCGACGCGTCCCTTCATCGGCAAGATCGACGAGGTTCGCTTGACCGCCGGAGCTCTTTACAGCGAAGCGTTTGAACCGGCAGAGCGGCTGGTGCCTTCGGAAAAGACGCATCTGTTGCTGCACTTCGATCGGACGCTCGGTCCCTATGTGTTGGACCATAGCCCGCGCGGCAGCAAAGCGAACCTGGGAACCAAGTCGACGCTGACAGCACGCTAG